In one window of Microbacterium natoriense DNA:
- a CDS encoding Lrp/AsnC family transcriptional regulator has product MSPTPKHPALDDISKRIVELLQEDGRRPYAEIGREVGLSEAAARQRVQRMTEAGVIQIVAVTDPLQLGFHRMSMIGIRVDADPRVVAQELTKITELVYVVVTLGTFDILVEAVCESDEDLIDLIATRIRTIPGVVHTESLLYAGLYKDLYNWGTR; this is encoded by the coding sequence ATGAGCCCCACCCCGAAGCATCCCGCCCTCGACGACATCTCGAAGCGGATCGTCGAGCTTCTCCAGGAGGACGGGCGGCGCCCCTACGCCGAGATCGGCCGTGAGGTAGGGCTCAGTGAGGCGGCGGCTCGCCAGCGCGTGCAGCGCATGACCGAAGCGGGCGTCATCCAGATCGTCGCCGTGACCGACCCGCTGCAGCTCGGCTTCCATCGCATGTCGATGATCGGCATCCGCGTCGATGCCGATCCGCGCGTCGTCGCGCAGGAACTCACGAAGATCACCGAGCTCGTCTACGTCGTCGTCACGCTCGGCACCTTCGACATCCTCGTCGAGGCCGTCTGCGAGAGCGACGAGGACCTCATCGATCTCATCGCGACACGCATCCGCACGATCCCCGGTGTCGTGCACACCGAGAGCCTGCTCTACGCGGGGCTCTACAAGGACCTCTACAACTGGGGCACGCGCTGA
- a CDS encoding polysaccharide deacetylase family protein, which yields MISDLADRLGLAPGARAIIINADDFGMCHAANSAIAELLDGGGADSATIMVPCAWSPEALAFAASRTDLDIGVHLVLTSEWRRYRWRPLTGTATTLVDADGFFPTDVVSVEELASEADVEAEITAQLQAALDAGVDVTHLDNHMGSVYGLATGRDFLTPVFALAGQHGLPFRLPRSMDGVGVDPELQHLLDRATAAAEAAGVEIIDRLWSHPFELIGEGTPDEETYEQVRDGFIALLRAVPAGVTEIYLHPMVDDDELRAAVDFAAAKRGYERRLLADPAVLQAIADEGLVRIGWRDLRDLQRAAAR from the coding sequence ATGATCTCTGATCTCGCCGACCGTCTCGGCCTCGCCCCCGGGGCGCGCGCCATCATCATCAATGCGGATGACTTCGGCATGTGCCATGCGGCCAACTCGGCGATCGCCGAGCTGCTGGACGGGGGCGGCGCGGATTCGGCGACCATCATGGTGCCGTGCGCGTGGTCGCCGGAGGCGCTCGCGTTCGCCGCCTCGCGCACCGACCTCGACATCGGCGTGCACCTGGTGCTGACCAGTGAGTGGCGCCGCTACCGCTGGCGTCCGCTCACGGGGACGGCGACGACCCTGGTCGATGCCGACGGCTTCTTCCCGACCGATGTCGTGTCCGTCGAGGAGCTCGCCTCCGAGGCAGACGTCGAGGCCGAGATCACGGCACAGCTGCAGGCGGCTCTCGACGCCGGGGTCGACGTCACGCACCTCGACAACCACATGGGCTCGGTGTACGGACTCGCCACCGGACGCGACTTCCTCACCCCGGTGTTCGCGCTCGCCGGGCAGCACGGTCTGCCGTTCCGGCTGCCGCGCAGCATGGACGGAGTGGGGGTGGATCCCGAGCTTCAGCACCTGCTCGACAGGGCCACCGCGGCCGCCGAGGCGGCCGGCGTCGAGATCATCGACAGGCTGTGGTCGCACCCCTTCGAGCTGATCGGCGAGGGGACGCCGGACGAGGAGACCTACGAGCAGGTGCGCGACGGCTTCATCGCCCTCCTGCGGGCCGTGCCCGCCGGCGTCACCGAGATCTACCTGCACCCGATGGTCGACGACGACGAGCTGCGCGCTGCCGTCGACTTCGCCGCAGCCAAGCGCGGCTACGAGCGGCGGCTCCTCGCCGACCCCGCGGTGCTCCAGGCCATCGCCGATGAAGGGCTCGTGCGCATCGGCTGGCGTGACCTGCGCGACCTGCAGCGGGCTGCTGCGCGATGA
- a CDS encoding ABC transporter ATP-binding protein produces the protein MNLLEIDELTLDLPNGVRLLHGITLHVAAGETVGLVGESGSGKSLTARSVLGLLPDRAVVGGSVTVNGRSPLADAAGRQEIRRHEAAMVFQDPRAGINPMRTIGDHVTEALRLCEGWSAVKSRDRAVELLTSVRLPSPGEQLEQHPHALSGGMLQRVMIAGALSASPKLLVCDEPTTALDVTTQAEIVQVLRELCKQNGMGMLFITHDLNLAGSLCDRLVVMKDGGVVEEGPARVVLTAPAAEYTRRLVSATPRLTGGVSAPAAHAVAEAQLEVSGVGKTYRRRGRTPVAAVTDAALTIPRGGSLAIVGESGSGKSTLARMIVGLEEPDAGTIRIGGRSMAGVPHGRAERLDRAKSVQMVFQDPYLSLDPRIPAGRAIEDVLKLHTAHTGAAARERARELLLAVGLSEEHLAARPRTLSGGQRQRVAIARALAVEPELLVMDEATSALDVSVQAQVLDLVAGIRRDQGLTLLFISHDLAVVRRVCAETIVMRRGRIVEAGPTERLLSDPQHEYTRLLIDSVPVPV, from the coding sequence ATGAACCTTCTCGAGATCGACGAGCTGACCCTCGACCTGCCGAACGGCGTTCGGCTGCTGCACGGGATCACATTGCACGTGGCAGCCGGAGAGACCGTCGGTCTCGTCGGCGAGTCCGGGTCGGGCAAGTCGCTCACTGCGCGCTCGGTGCTCGGTCTGCTTCCCGATCGGGCGGTGGTCGGGGGCAGTGTCACGGTGAACGGCCGCTCGCCGCTCGCCGATGCGGCGGGGCGGCAGGAGATCCGCCGTCACGAAGCGGCCATGGTGTTCCAGGACCCGCGCGCCGGCATCAATCCGATGCGCACGATCGGCGACCACGTCACAGAAGCACTGCGGCTGTGCGAGGGATGGTCCGCGGTGAAATCGCGCGACCGTGCCGTCGAACTGCTCACCTCCGTGCGGCTGCCGTCTCCGGGTGAGCAGCTGGAGCAGCATCCGCACGCGTTGTCCGGCGGCATGCTGCAGCGGGTGATGATCGCCGGTGCTCTGAGCGCGTCGCCGAAGCTGCTCGTGTGCGACGAGCCGACCACGGCGCTCGATGTCACCACCCAGGCGGAGATCGTGCAGGTTCTGCGCGAATTGTGCAAACAGAACGGCATGGGCATGCTGTTCATCACGCACGACCTCAACCTCGCGGGCTCCTTGTGTGATCGCCTGGTCGTGATGAAGGACGGAGGTGTCGTAGAGGAGGGCCCCGCCCGCGTCGTGCTCACGGCACCCGCGGCCGAGTACACGCGGAGGCTGGTGTCGGCCACTCCGCGACTCACGGGAGGGGTCAGCGCGCCCGCCGCGCATGCCGTCGCCGAAGCACAGCTCGAGGTATCGGGCGTCGGCAAGACCTATCGACGCCGCGGCAGGACGCCTGTCGCTGCGGTGACGGATGCCGCCCTGACGATCCCCCGCGGCGGATCTCTCGCCATCGTGGGGGAGTCGGGGTCGGGAAAGTCGACGCTCGCGCGCATGATCGTCGGGCTGGAAGAACCGGATGCCGGAACGATCCGCATCGGCGGACGCTCGATGGCCGGCGTTCCCCACGGCCGGGCAGAACGGCTCGATCGTGCCAAGAGCGTGCAGATGGTCTTCCAGGACCCGTACCTCTCGCTCGACCCGCGCATCCCCGCCGGGCGGGCGATCGAGGACGTGCTGAAGCTGCACACCGCGCACACCGGCGCCGCCGCCCGTGAGCGGGCGCGGGAGCTCCTGCTCGCGGTGGGCCTGTCGGAGGAGCACCTGGCCGCGCGACCGAGGACGCTCTCCGGCGGTCAGCGCCAGCGGGTCGCGATCGCCCGTGCGCTCGCCGTCGAGCCCGAGCTGCTCGTGATGGACGAGGCCACCAGCGCCCTCGACGTCTCGGTGCAGGCGCAGGTGCTCGATCTCGTCGCCGGCATCCGCCGTGACCAGGGCCTCACCCTGCTGTTCATCAGTCACGATCTCGCCGTCGTCCGCCGAGTGTGCGCCGAGACCATCGTGATGCGCCGAGGGCGAATCGTCGAAGCCGGCCCCACCGAGCGACTGCTCAGCGACCCTCAGCACGAGTACACGCGCCTGCTGATCGATTCGGTGCCTGTGCCGGTATGA
- a CDS encoding MFS transporter: MNGSAGPRGLAGIRDRRLDAAPTRAQSIAFGASGFPTQLMAQTFSAFVVYFYVTHLGVPPTWVAGAMIVHGVLNAALNPAVGALSDRIRTPWGRRIPWIGLGIVPLVVAFALVWMPPALSPGGMIVWFLVVVAVYDIAFVVVVLNISALFPEIFRTTEERARGNVPRQIFAILGMVLGTAGAPALYGWIGWPGMALALGGVCLVMLLWSFAGGMIERAVPEAASEAMSWQSQLRFTFANRAFVPYVLGSLFVQTSIAVILAAIPFYVRYSLHAAEGDGSVLLAAIFVTAIPSILLWSAVVRRTSPRTAVLWSVAVFGVAVLGYLLPASVLAAALVGVAVGVGVGGLLQLLEVMLGQIIDEDAVRTGHRREGAFFGVNGFVVRGSVVLQAIVAAAVLTASGFDASRGDAQAETVDGGIRIMLAVVPLGFTALAWLCFWLYPIRTRDL, translated from the coding sequence ATGAACGGTTCGGCCGGCCCCCGCGGCCTCGCCGGCATCCGCGACCGCCGTCTCGACGCCGCGCCCACCCGCGCCCAGTCGATCGCCTTCGGGGCCTCCGGTTTCCCGACTCAGCTCATGGCGCAGACCTTCTCGGCCTTCGTCGTCTACTTCTACGTCACCCATCTCGGCGTGCCGCCCACCTGGGTGGCCGGAGCGATGATCGTCCACGGCGTTCTGAACGCCGCGCTCAACCCGGCGGTCGGCGCTCTCTCCGATCGCATCCGCACTCCCTGGGGCCGCCGCATCCCGTGGATCGGCCTCGGCATCGTGCCGCTCGTAGTGGCGTTCGCCCTGGTCTGGATGCCGCCAGCCCTGTCGCCCGGGGGCATGATCGTGTGGTTCCTCGTGGTCGTCGCGGTCTACGACATCGCGTTCGTGGTGGTCGTGCTGAACATCTCGGCACTGTTCCCGGAGATCTTCCGCACGACAGAGGAACGCGCACGCGGCAACGTGCCGCGGCAGATCTTCGCGATCCTCGGCATGGTCCTCGGGACGGCGGGTGCGCCGGCGCTCTACGGCTGGATCGGGTGGCCGGGCATGGCGCTCGCGCTGGGCGGGGTCTGCCTGGTGATGCTGCTGTGGTCGTTCGCCGGAGGGATGATCGAGCGGGCGGTTCCTGAGGCGGCGTCCGAGGCGATGTCGTGGCAGAGCCAACTGCGCTTCACGTTCGCGAACCGCGCGTTCGTTCCGTATGTGCTCGGTTCGCTGTTCGTGCAGACCTCGATCGCGGTGATCCTCGCGGCGATCCCGTTCTACGTGCGCTACTCGCTGCACGCGGCAGAGGGCGACGGCAGCGTGCTGCTCGCCGCGATCTTCGTCACCGCGATCCCGTCGATCCTGTTGTGGAGCGCGGTCGTCAGACGCACCTCGCCCCGCACCGCCGTGCTCTGGAGCGTCGCCGTCTTCGGCGTCGCGGTGCTCGGCTACCTGCTGCCCGCATCGGTGCTCGCGGCCGCCCTCGTCGGCGTCGCGGTCGGCGTGGGCGTGGGCGGTCTGCTGCAGCTTCTCGAGGTGATGCTGGGGCAGATCATCGACGAGGATGCCGTGCGCACAGGTCACCGGCGCGAAGGCGCCTTCTTCGGCGTGAACGGCTTCGTCGTGCGCGGCTCGGTCGTCCTGCAGGCCATCGTCGCAGCCGCGGTGCTGACGGCATCCGGCTTCGACGCGTCACGGGGAGACGCCCAGGCCGAGACCGTCGACGGCGGCATCCGCATCATGCTCGCCGTCGTCCCGCTCGGTTTCACCGCCCTCGCCTGGCTGTGCTTCTGGCTCTACCCGATCCGCACCCGCGACCTCTGA
- the galE gene encoding UDP-glucose 4-epimerase GalE, giving the protein MSWIVTGGAGYIGSHVVRALADAGLSPVVIDDLSSGVASFVPEGVPFVRGSILDRDLVEKTLREHGATGVIHVAGFKYAGVSVQRPLHTYAQNVEGTRVVLEAMQAAGVANIVFSSSAAVFGTPDAPLVVEGTEKRPASPYGESKLIGEWLLRDQAVATAESEKPLRHTSLRYFNVVGSADPTVYDVSPHNLFPIVFEKLIAGETPRINGGDYDTEDGTNVRDYVHVGDIAAAHVAAAQRLAAGEPIEAAYNLGSGDGLSVRQIMDAMARVTGIDFTPEIGPRRAGDPDRIVATGELAARDLDWKMRYTVDEMVRTGWEARRAASA; this is encoded by the coding sequence ATGTCCTGGATCGTCACCGGCGGCGCCGGCTACATCGGATCGCACGTCGTCAGGGCGCTCGCGGATGCCGGGCTCTCCCCCGTCGTCATCGACGACCTCTCCAGCGGTGTGGCATCGTTCGTTCCCGAGGGCGTGCCGTTCGTCCGGGGTTCGATCCTCGATCGGGACCTGGTCGAGAAGACGCTCCGCGAGCACGGGGCGACCGGCGTGATCCATGTCGCCGGTTTCAAGTACGCGGGCGTCTCGGTGCAGCGTCCTCTGCACACCTACGCGCAGAACGTCGAGGGCACCCGCGTCGTTCTCGAAGCCATGCAGGCCGCTGGCGTCGCGAACATCGTGTTCTCCTCGTCGGCCGCCGTGTTCGGCACTCCCGATGCGCCGCTCGTGGTGGAGGGCACCGAGAAGAGGCCGGCAAGCCCGTACGGCGAGTCGAAGCTCATCGGCGAATGGCTGCTGCGCGACCAGGCCGTGGCGACCGCCGAGTCGGAGAAGCCGCTGCGCCACACCTCGCTGCGCTATTTCAACGTCGTGGGATCCGCTGATCCGACGGTGTACGACGTGAGCCCGCACAACCTGTTCCCCATCGTCTTCGAGAAGCTCATCGCCGGTGAGACCCCCCGCATCAACGGCGGCGACTACGACACCGAAGACGGCACCAACGTGCGCGACTACGTGCACGTGGGCGACATCGCGGCAGCCCACGTTGCCGCCGCGCAGCGCCTCGCCGCGGGAGAGCCGATCGAAGCGGCGTACAACCTCGGCTCGGGCGACGGCCTGAGCGTGCGACAGATCATGGACGCCATGGCTCGCGTCACCGGCATCGACTTCACCCCTGAGATCGGACCGCGCCGCGCCGGCGACCCCGACCGCATCGTCGCCACCGGCGAGCTCGCTGCGCGCGACCTCGACTGGAAGATGCGCTACACGGTCGACGAGATGGTGCGCACGGGCTGGGAGGCTCGGCGGGCCGCTTCTGCCTAG
- the galT gene encoding galactose-1-phosphate uridylyltransferase — MNTHEPSDTRTETLSAGVTKRATTLADGRDLIYYDDPDTTLDAERSVDARILDPRPESATMRLDVLTGDWITVAANRQNRVMMPSADADPLAPQTPTNPSEVPSLYDVAVFENKSPAFGPALAEATGGAPAASNPPRGLDDLAALGLGRTRTSVGRCEVVCFSPEHSGSFGTQSVTRARTVIEAWADRTAALSQLPGIEQVFPFENRGEAIGVTLPHPHGQIYAYPYVTPRTTRLLDSIDRTAPDLFQHILDFEQGSERVVFQGEHWTAFVPFAARWPLEVHLMPHRHVPDFAETTEAERDELAPLYLRLLRGVDALYETPTPYIAAWHQAPVNVGRDSVRLHLQLTSPRRAADKLKFLAGSEAAMWAWAAEVTPEQGAARIREAVERAHA, encoded by the coding sequence GTGAACACGCACGAACCTTCCGACACGCGGACCGAGACGCTCTCTGCCGGCGTCACCAAGCGCGCCACGACTCTCGCCGACGGCCGCGACCTCATCTACTACGACGACCCGGACACCACGCTCGATGCCGAGCGCTCGGTCGACGCCCGCATCCTCGATCCGCGTCCCGAGTCGGCGACCATGCGACTCGACGTGCTCACCGGCGACTGGATCACGGTCGCCGCGAATCGCCAGAACCGGGTCATGATGCCGAGCGCCGACGCAGACCCGCTCGCTCCGCAGACGCCGACGAACCCCTCCGAGGTGCCGTCGCTCTACGACGTCGCCGTGTTCGAGAACAAGTCGCCGGCCTTCGGCCCCGCACTCGCGGAGGCGACCGGAGGTGCTCCGGCGGCGAGCAACCCGCCGCGCGGCCTCGACGACCTCGCCGCGCTCGGCCTCGGTCGAACCCGCACCTCGGTCGGCCGCTGCGAGGTGGTCTGCTTCAGTCCGGAGCACTCCGGCTCCTTCGGCACCCAGAGCGTCACCCGGGCTCGCACCGTGATCGAAGCGTGGGCCGACCGCACCGCAGCCCTCTCGCAGCTCCCCGGGATCGAGCAGGTGTTCCCGTTCGAGAACCGCGGCGAGGCGATCGGCGTGACCCTGCCGCACCCCCACGGCCAGATCTACGCGTACCCCTACGTGACCCCGCGCACCACCCGACTGCTCGACAGCATCGACCGCACGGCACCGGACCTGTTCCAGCACATCCTCGACTTCGAGCAGGGCTCGGAGCGCGTCGTCTTCCAGGGCGAGCACTGGACGGCGTTCGTGCCGTTCGCGGCGCGCTGGCCGCTCGAGGTGCACCTCATGCCGCACCGCCACGTACCCGATTTCGCGGAGACGACGGAGGCCGAGAGGGACGAGCTCGCTCCCCTCTACCTGCGCCTGCTGCGCGGCGTCGACGCACTGTACGAGACGCCGACCCCGTACATCGCAGCGTGGCATCAGGCCCCCGTCAACGTCGGTCGCGACAGCGTGCGCCTGCACCTGCAGCTGACCAGCCCGCGCCGCGCCGCCGACAAGCTGAAGTTCCTCGCCGGATCCGAGGCCGCCATGTGGGCCTGGGCCGCAGAAGTCACCCCCGAGCAAGGCGCAGCCCGCATCCGCGAAGCCGTCGAGAGAGCACACGCATGA
- a CDS encoding NAD(P)/FAD-dependent oxidoreductase → MGTTVFERQQPAESVIDASLRDTAFGVFWLDDVERVEHPTLSADIATDLAIVGGGYAGLWTAVRAKERDPQRRVVLLEASRIAWAASGRNGGFCEASLTHGHENGVNRWPDEIDRLEELGIENLDAIEATVKKYDMKVDFERTGQLAVAVEPHQVEWYRDEPGFLDEAAVRAEIHSPTFLGGDWDREGCALVHPAKLGMELARVAVELGVEIYEHSIVRAIEGDGAGPIRLVTPGGTVTTDAVALATNVFPSLLKRNRLMTVPVYDYVLMTEPLTAAHRESIGWSNRQGLSDSANQFHYIRLTADDRILFGGYDAIYHFGGKVRPEYEDRVESHRKLASHFFTMFPQLEGVRFTHRWAGAIDSSSRFCAFFGTARRGRVAYATGFTGLGVGAARFAADVMLDKLSGEVTERTELAMVREKPIPFPPEPAAAIGINLVRAAMNQADHNEGKRNLFLKTLDAVGMGFDS, encoded by the coding sequence ATGGGAACCACCGTCTTCGAAAGACAGCAGCCCGCAGAGTCCGTGATAGACGCGTCTCTGCGCGACACCGCCTTCGGCGTCTTCTGGCTGGATGACGTCGAGCGGGTCGAGCATCCGACCCTCTCCGCCGACATCGCCACCGATCTCGCCATCGTCGGCGGCGGCTACGCGGGCCTGTGGACCGCCGTGCGCGCCAAGGAGCGCGACCCGCAGCGCCGCGTCGTCCTGCTCGAGGCCTCACGCATCGCGTGGGCCGCCTCCGGACGCAACGGCGGCTTCTGCGAGGCGAGCCTCACCCACGGCCACGAGAACGGCGTGAACCGCTGGCCCGACGAGATCGACCGGCTCGAAGAGCTCGGGATCGAGAACCTCGACGCGATCGAGGCCACGGTGAAGAAGTACGACATGAAGGTCGACTTCGAGCGCACCGGTCAGCTCGCGGTGGCGGTCGAGCCGCATCAGGTCGAGTGGTACCGCGACGAGCCGGGCTTCCTCGACGAGGCTGCCGTGCGGGCCGAGATCCACTCGCCCACGTTCCTCGGAGGCGACTGGGATCGAGAGGGCTGCGCGCTCGTGCACCCCGCGAAGCTCGGCATGGAGCTCGCACGCGTCGCGGTCGAGCTGGGCGTGGAGATCTACGAGCACTCGATCGTCCGGGCCATCGAGGGCGACGGGGCGGGGCCGATCAGGCTGGTCACTCCCGGTGGAACGGTGACGACGGATGCTGTCGCCCTCGCGACGAACGTGTTCCCCTCGCTGCTCAAGCGCAATCGCCTGATGACGGTGCCGGTGTACGACTACGTGCTGATGACCGAGCCGCTGACGGCAGCGCATCGGGAGTCGATCGGCTGGTCGAACAGGCAAGGCCTCTCTGACAGCGCGAACCAGTTCCACTACATCCGCCTCACCGCCGACGACCGCATCCTGTTCGGCGGCTACGACGCGATCTACCACTTCGGCGGCAAGGTGCGCCCCGAGTACGAGGACCGCGTCGAAAGCCACCGAAAGCTCGCCTCGCACTTCTTCACGATGTTCCCGCAGCTCGAAGGCGTGCGCTTCACGCACCGCTGGGCGGGCGCGATCGACTCGTCGAGCCGCTTCTGCGCGTTCTTCGGCACGGCCCGCCGAGGGCGGGTCGCGTACGCCACAGGCTTCACGGGTCTCGGTGTGGGCGCTGCACGCTTCGCGGCCGACGTCATGCTCGACAAGCTCTCGGGCGAGGTCACCGAGCGGACGGAGCTCGCGATGGTGCGAGAGAAGCCGATCCCGTTCCCGCCGGAGCCGGCCGCCGCGATCGGCATCAACCTGGTGCGGGCCGCCATGAACCAGGCCGATCACAACGAGGGCAAGCGCAATCTGTTCCTCAAGACGCTCGACGCGGTCGGCATGGGATTCGACTCGTGA
- the galK gene encoding galactokinase → MSDIHDTATELFTELTGRTPDGLWSAPGRVNLIGEHTDYNDGFVLPFAIPHRTVAAVGVRDDGIGRVRVASTFAAEPVEVALDELGTLFPTLRQAQGPSSQGKPAVPEWAAYPLGVAWALAEAAGAAGAGIDIAIASDVPVGAGLSSSAAIEGATASALNDLWNAGLDKTALARIGRKAENEAVGAPTGIMDQMASMLGEPDAAIFLDCRSLEAQLVPLGVAEAGLAILVMDTRVKHAHSTGGYGERRAACERGAAIMGVPSLRDVSVGDLSRAETLMDDVTFRRVRHVVTENQRVLDTVRVLREQGARAIGDLLVASHASMRDDFEISVPELDTAVEAALSAGALGARMTGGGFGGAAIALIEADAVATVSDAVNAAFAASGFAAPHLFTVTPSAGAQRDA, encoded by the coding sequence ATGAGCGACATCCACGACACCGCCACGGAGCTGTTCACCGAGCTGACCGGCCGCACGCCTGACGGCCTCTGGTCGGCACCCGGGCGAGTGAACCTCATCGGCGAGCACACCGACTACAACGACGGCTTCGTGCTGCCGTTCGCGATCCCGCATCGCACGGTCGCCGCTGTGGGCGTCCGCGACGACGGCATCGGCCGCGTGCGCGTGGCCTCGACGTTCGCCGCCGAGCCGGTCGAGGTCGCCCTCGACGAGCTGGGCACGCTTTTCCCGACCCTTCGACAGGCTCAGGGACCCAGTTCGCAAGGAAAACCCGCGGTGCCCGAATGGGCCGCCTACCCGCTCGGCGTCGCCTGGGCGCTGGCCGAGGCTGCAGGCGCCGCGGGAGCCGGCATCGACATCGCGATCGCCTCCGACGTGCCCGTCGGCGCGGGGCTCTCCTCCTCCGCGGCGATCGAGGGGGCGACGGCATCCGCTCTGAACGACCTGTGGAACGCCGGACTCGACAAGACAGCCCTCGCCCGCATCGGGCGCAAAGCCGAGAACGAGGCCGTCGGCGCCCCGACCGGGATCATGGACCAGATGGCCTCGATGCTCGGCGAGCCGGATGCCGCGATCTTCCTCGACTGCCGCTCGCTCGAGGCGCAGCTCGTGCCGCTCGGCGTCGCCGAAGCGGGGCTCGCAATCCTCGTGATGGACACACGCGTCAAGCATGCGCACTCCACCGGCGGCTACGGCGAGCGCCGCGCGGCCTGCGAACGGGGCGCCGCGATCATGGGCGTGCCGTCACTGCGCGACGTGTCGGTGGGCGACCTGTCTCGTGCCGAGACGCTCATGGACGACGTGACCTTCCGCCGCGTGCGGCATGTCGTCACCGAGAACCAGCGCGTGCTCGACACCGTGCGGGTGCTGCGCGAGCAGGGCGCGCGCGCGATCGGCGACCTGCTCGTCGCCTCGCACGCCTCGATGCGCGACGACTTCGAGATCTCCGTCCCTGAGCTCGACACGGCCGTCGAGGCGGCGCTGTCGGCGGGCGCCCTCGGCGCTCGGATGACGGGCGGCGGATTCGGCGGAGCGGCGATCGCTCTCATCGAGGCGGATGCCGTGGCCACGGTGTCGGATGCCGTGAACGCCGCGTTCGCGGCATCCGGATTCGCCGCCCCCCACCTCTTCACGGTGACGCCCTCGGCAGGTGCTCAGCGCGACGCCTGA
- a CDS encoding cupin domain-containing protein, with translation MSALAAGQAADAGALELSHEPLPTASIACGVPTTATLPLATIGATEVGVWEMTPGTATDTEADEVFVVLSGRATIRFVSPELPPLEVGPGSIVRLAEGMQTEWTVSETLRKVYVA, from the coding sequence GTGAGCGCACTGGCGGCGGGGCAGGCAGCGGATGCCGGAGCCCTCGAACTCTCGCACGAGCCTCTGCCCACGGCATCCATCGCCTGCGGCGTCCCGACCACCGCGACGTTGCCGCTCGCGACCATCGGTGCGACCGAGGTCGGGGTGTGGGAGATGACTCCGGGCACCGCCACTGACACCGAGGCCGACGAGGTCTTCGTCGTGCTCTCCGGGCGTGCGACGATCCGGTTCGTCTCGCCTGAGCTGCCTCCCCTGGAGGTGGGCCCGGGCTCGATCGTGCGCCTCGCCGAGGGCATGCAGACAGAGTGGACCGTCAGCGAGACGCTCCGCAAGGTGTACGTGGCCTGA
- a CDS encoding ROK family transcriptional regulator, giving the protein MARPIAGPQSLLRILNGRAILETLARRGPLTRAELMAATGLSRTAVTQVLRMLENAEAVAAAGLDRDTRGPAAGRVALHPRLGLAAAVHIDHHAAHVTLVDATGTVRAEQHAPFPPHGDRVEHIVGLVESCRSLAKGPLRLAVVGVPGIVTADGGIRDDQGPDGGVFRSALSVLLGCPVRVENDVNLAALAELTSGAGAQLASFVLLLFDDGLGGGIVIDGALHRGFAGVAGEVMYLPQTPLPVGAPVLSDAVVGDLALVHGRDPADTVDQHLDAAAAGDEAAVAMAAEMGRRITLAAGSVALIVDPEAFILAGTAAHPVLVDAVRQVADSFAAQLPMRFLVSEFGPEAPLVGAIGEATSALRAAVFTSILPDRSSR; this is encoded by the coding sequence ATGGCACGTCCGATCGCGGGTCCGCAGTCGCTGCTGAGGATCCTCAACGGTCGCGCGATCCTCGAGACGCTGGCCCGCCGGGGTCCGCTGACCCGCGCCGAGCTCATGGCCGCGACCGGTCTCTCGCGTACCGCCGTCACGCAGGTGCTCCGCATGCTCGAGAACGCCGAGGCCGTCGCCGCCGCCGGCCTCGACCGCGACACGCGAGGCCCTGCCGCGGGGCGTGTGGCCCTGCATCCGCGTCTCGGGCTCGCCGCCGCCGTGCACATCGATCATCACGCAGCCCACGTCACCCTCGTCGACGCGACGGGCACGGTCCGCGCCGAGCAGCATGCGCCCTTCCCTCCGCACGGCGATCGTGTCGAGCACATCGTCGGGCTCGTGGAGTCGTGCCGCTCGCTCGCGAAAGGGCCTCTTCGCCTCGCCGTCGTCGGGGTGCCGGGCATCGTGACCGCCGACGGCGGGATCCGCGATGATCAGGGACCCGATGGAGGCGTGTTCCGCTCGGCTCTGTCGGTGCTCCTCGGCTGCCCGGTCCGCGTGGAGAACGACGTCAATCTCGCCGCTCTCGCCGAGCTGACCTCCGGTGCGGGCGCGCAGCTCGCGAGTTTCGTGCTGCTGCTGTTCGACGACGGGCTGGGCGGAGGTATCGTCATCGACGGCGCCCTGCACCGCGGATTCGCCGGGGTCGCCGGCGAGGTGATGTATCTGCCTCAGACGCCGCTGCCGGTCGGCGCCCCCGTGCTGAGCGACGCCGTGGTCGGCGATCTCGCACTCGTGCACGGCCGCGATCCAGCCGACACGGTCGACCAGCACCTCGACGCCGCAGCCGCCGGCGATGAGGCGGCGGTCGCGATGGCGGCCGAGATGGGGCGCCGAATCACGCTCGCCGCGGGGAGCGTGGCGCTGATCGTGGATCCCGAGGCGTTCATCCTCGCCGGCACGGCGGCGCATCCGGTGCTCGTCGACGCCGTGCGGCAGGTGGCCGACTCCTTCGCCGCCCAGCTGCCGATGCGCTTCCTGGTCTCCGAGTTCGGCCCGGAGGCCCCTCTGGTCGGCGCGATCGGCGAAGCGACATCGGCTCTTCGCGCGGCCGTGTTCACCAGCATCCTTCCCGACAGGAGCAGTCGATGA